A stretch of the Corylus avellana chromosome ca6, CavTom2PMs-1.0 genome encodes the following:
- the LOC132184995 gene encoding zinc finger BED domain-containing protein DAYSLEEPER isoform X1, whose translation MNFGTGTVSGKAGNQMDWTANNTFKSFKDMEPKSMMDIAIIPSIDQIDIGLGSSEKANAITSAKPRKKTMTSVYLKFFETAPDGKSRRCKFCGQSYSIATATGNLGRHLSNRHPGYDKSGDVVSNSAPQPITVIRKSQPHGKPPQVDYDHLNWLLIKWLIVASLPPSTLEEKWLANSYKFLNPSIQLWPGEKYKAVFREVFRSMQEDVRASLEQVSSKVSITLDFWTSYEQIYYMSVACQWIDENWSFQKVLLDICHIPHPCGDTEIYHSLVKVLKMYNIENRVLSCTHDNSQTAIHACHSLKEGLDGQKGGPFCYIPCAARTLNLIIDDGLRTTKPVISKIREFVLELNASSEISDDFIQLATAYQEGSWKFPLDASARWSGNYQMLDIVRKASKSMDAVIRKYEETLGSNRMLSSAEKNVVNIVHQYLEPFYKTTTNICTNKVPTIGLVLFFMDHISETIAVCRESRHSPDWLKNAAEDMAIKARNYNNQVCNIFTYMTAILDPRIKGELIPESLSSGNYLEEARTHFMRNYSASHFASMTSGYSAPEIEDGGSVSFAEEIARKKRRVSMSTATDELTQYLSEQPAPIPTDVLEWWKVNSTRYPRLSLMARDFLTVQATSVAPEELFCSKGDEIDKQRICMPHDTAQALLCIRSWTHGGIKLKFKSTEIDYERLMELAAAAAADNSNAGSDKKQK comes from the exons ATGAATTTTGGG ACAGGAACAGTTAGTGGGAAGGCAGGGAACCAAATGGACTGGACTGCAAATAACACATTTAAATCTTTCAAAG ATATGGAACCCAAATCTATGATGGATATTGCAATCATTCCAAGCATTGATCAAATAGATATTGGATTGGGTTCTTCAGAAAAGGCAAATGCTATTACTTCAGCGAAACCGAGAAAGAAGACAATGACATCAGTTTATCTCAAGTTTTTTGAAACAGCTCCTGATGGGAAAAGTCGGAGGTGCAAATTTTGTGGACAGAGTTATTCTATTGCGACTGCCACTG GCAATTTGGGAAGGCACCTGAGTAATCGGCATCCAGGATACGATAAGTCAGGGGATGTTGTCAGCAATTCAGCACCACAGCCCATCACTGTAATCAGGAAATCTCAACCTCATGGGAAACCTCCCCAGGTGGATTATGATCATCTAAATTGGTTGCTCATTAAGTGGCTCATTGTAGCTTCTCTGCCTCCTTCGACATTGGAAGAAAAGTGGTTGGCAAACTCCTATAAGTTTCTGAACCCATCAATACAACTCTGGCCAGGTGAGAAGTATAAAGCAGTATTTCGGGAAGTTTTCAGAAGCATGCAGGAAGATGTAAGAGCATCTTTGGAACAGGTTTCTTCAAAGGTATCCATTACACTAGACTTCTGGACTTCCTATGAACAAATTTATTATATGAGTGTGGCATGCCAATGGATTGATGAGAACTGGTCCTTTCAAAAGGTTCTTCTTGATATCTGTCACATTCCTCACCCTTGTGGGGATACCGAGATATATCACTCCCTGGTGAAGGTTCTTAAGATGTACAATATAGAAAATAGAGTCCTCTCCTGCACTCATGATAACAGTCAAACTGCCATCCATGCCTGCCATTCATTGAAAGAGGGCTTGGATGGTCAGAAAGGAGGGCCTTTTTGTTACATCCCTTGTGCTGCTCGTACTTTGAACTTGATCATAGATGACGGATTGAGAACCACAAAACCAGTAATCTCTAAGATCCGGGAGTTTGTACTAGAATTAAATGCATCCTCAGAGATATCGGATGATTTTATTCAGTTAGCTACAGCATATCAAGAAGGTAGTTGGAAGTTTCCACTGGATGCTTCAGCAAGGTGGAGTGGCAATTACCAGATGCTAGATATTGTGCGCAAG GCCAGTAAGTCTATGGATGCTGTTATCAGGAAGTATGAGGAGACTCTTGGCAGTAATAGGATGCTGAGCTCCGCAGAGAAGAATGTAGTCAATATCGTGCATCAATATTTAGAACCCTTCTACAAAACCACAACCAACATATGCACAAACAAGGTGCCCACAATTGGGCTGGTTCTATTCTTCATGGATCACATCTCTGAAACAATTGCTGTCTGCAGAGAATCCCGTCACAGCCCAGACTGGCTAAAGAATGCTGCCGAAGACATGGCCATAAAGGCCAGAAACTACAATAACCAGGTTTGCAATATATTTACATATATGACAGCAATTCTTGATCCTCGAATCAAGGGAGAGCTAATTCCTGAGAGTCTCAGCTCAGGAAATTATCTTGAGGAAGCAAGAACCCATTTCATGAGAAATTATTCTGCCAGCCACTTTGCATCCATGACTAGTGGATACAGTGCTCCAGAGATTGAAGATGGAGGGAGTGTCTCTTTTGCAGAAGAAATTGCTCGGAAGAAACGAAGGGTGAGCATGAGTACTGCCACTGATGAACTCACACAGTATCTGTCAGAGCAACCAGCTCCAATACCAACAGATGTCCTGGAGTGGTGGAAGGTCAATAGCACGCGCTACCCACGGCTTTCTCTGATGGCTCGAGATTTCTTGACTGTGCAGGCAACTTCTGTAGCACCTGAAGAGTTGTTCTGCAGCAAAGGTGATGAGATAGATAAGCAACGAATTTGTATGCCACATGATACTGCTCAGGCGCTCCTTTGTATCAGGTCATGGACCCATGGAGGAATCAAGTTAAAGTTCAAGTCTACTGAGATAGACTATGAGAGATTGATGGAATTGGCAGCTGCTGCAGCAGCAGATAATAGTAATGCTGGTTCtgacaagaaacaaaaatga
- the LOC132184995 gene encoding zinc finger BED domain-containing protein DAYSLEEPER isoform X2, with product MDWTANNTFKSFKDMEPKSMMDIAIIPSIDQIDIGLGSSEKANAITSAKPRKKTMTSVYLKFFETAPDGKSRRCKFCGQSYSIATATGNLGRHLSNRHPGYDKSGDVVSNSAPQPITVIRKSQPHGKPPQVDYDHLNWLLIKWLIVASLPPSTLEEKWLANSYKFLNPSIQLWPGEKYKAVFREVFRSMQEDVRASLEQVSSKVSITLDFWTSYEQIYYMSVACQWIDENWSFQKVLLDICHIPHPCGDTEIYHSLVKVLKMYNIENRVLSCTHDNSQTAIHACHSLKEGLDGQKGGPFCYIPCAARTLNLIIDDGLRTTKPVISKIREFVLELNASSEISDDFIQLATAYQEGSWKFPLDASARWSGNYQMLDIVRKASKSMDAVIRKYEETLGSNRMLSSAEKNVVNIVHQYLEPFYKTTTNICTNKVPTIGLVLFFMDHISETIAVCRESRHSPDWLKNAAEDMAIKARNYNNQVCNIFTYMTAILDPRIKGELIPESLSSGNYLEEARTHFMRNYSASHFASMTSGYSAPEIEDGGSVSFAEEIARKKRRVSMSTATDELTQYLSEQPAPIPTDVLEWWKVNSTRYPRLSLMARDFLTVQATSVAPEELFCSKGDEIDKQRICMPHDTAQALLCIRSWTHGGIKLKFKSTEIDYERLMELAAAAAADNSNAGSDKKQK from the exons ATGGACTGGACTGCAAATAACACATTTAAATCTTTCAAAG ATATGGAACCCAAATCTATGATGGATATTGCAATCATTCCAAGCATTGATCAAATAGATATTGGATTGGGTTCTTCAGAAAAGGCAAATGCTATTACTTCAGCGAAACCGAGAAAGAAGACAATGACATCAGTTTATCTCAAGTTTTTTGAAACAGCTCCTGATGGGAAAAGTCGGAGGTGCAAATTTTGTGGACAGAGTTATTCTATTGCGACTGCCACTG GCAATTTGGGAAGGCACCTGAGTAATCGGCATCCAGGATACGATAAGTCAGGGGATGTTGTCAGCAATTCAGCACCACAGCCCATCACTGTAATCAGGAAATCTCAACCTCATGGGAAACCTCCCCAGGTGGATTATGATCATCTAAATTGGTTGCTCATTAAGTGGCTCATTGTAGCTTCTCTGCCTCCTTCGACATTGGAAGAAAAGTGGTTGGCAAACTCCTATAAGTTTCTGAACCCATCAATACAACTCTGGCCAGGTGAGAAGTATAAAGCAGTATTTCGGGAAGTTTTCAGAAGCATGCAGGAAGATGTAAGAGCATCTTTGGAACAGGTTTCTTCAAAGGTATCCATTACACTAGACTTCTGGACTTCCTATGAACAAATTTATTATATGAGTGTGGCATGCCAATGGATTGATGAGAACTGGTCCTTTCAAAAGGTTCTTCTTGATATCTGTCACATTCCTCACCCTTGTGGGGATACCGAGATATATCACTCCCTGGTGAAGGTTCTTAAGATGTACAATATAGAAAATAGAGTCCTCTCCTGCACTCATGATAACAGTCAAACTGCCATCCATGCCTGCCATTCATTGAAAGAGGGCTTGGATGGTCAGAAAGGAGGGCCTTTTTGTTACATCCCTTGTGCTGCTCGTACTTTGAACTTGATCATAGATGACGGATTGAGAACCACAAAACCAGTAATCTCTAAGATCCGGGAGTTTGTACTAGAATTAAATGCATCCTCAGAGATATCGGATGATTTTATTCAGTTAGCTACAGCATATCAAGAAGGTAGTTGGAAGTTTCCACTGGATGCTTCAGCAAGGTGGAGTGGCAATTACCAGATGCTAGATATTGTGCGCAAG GCCAGTAAGTCTATGGATGCTGTTATCAGGAAGTATGAGGAGACTCTTGGCAGTAATAGGATGCTGAGCTCCGCAGAGAAGAATGTAGTCAATATCGTGCATCAATATTTAGAACCCTTCTACAAAACCACAACCAACATATGCACAAACAAGGTGCCCACAATTGGGCTGGTTCTATTCTTCATGGATCACATCTCTGAAACAATTGCTGTCTGCAGAGAATCCCGTCACAGCCCAGACTGGCTAAAGAATGCTGCCGAAGACATGGCCATAAAGGCCAGAAACTACAATAACCAGGTTTGCAATATATTTACATATATGACAGCAATTCTTGATCCTCGAATCAAGGGAGAGCTAATTCCTGAGAGTCTCAGCTCAGGAAATTATCTTGAGGAAGCAAGAACCCATTTCATGAGAAATTATTCTGCCAGCCACTTTGCATCCATGACTAGTGGATACAGTGCTCCAGAGATTGAAGATGGAGGGAGTGTCTCTTTTGCAGAAGAAATTGCTCGGAAGAAACGAAGGGTGAGCATGAGTACTGCCACTGATGAACTCACACAGTATCTGTCAGAGCAACCAGCTCCAATACCAACAGATGTCCTGGAGTGGTGGAAGGTCAATAGCACGCGCTACCCACGGCTTTCTCTGATGGCTCGAGATTTCTTGACTGTGCAGGCAACTTCTGTAGCACCTGAAGAGTTGTTCTGCAGCAAAGGTGATGAGATAGATAAGCAACGAATTTGTATGCCACATGATACTGCTCAGGCGCTCCTTTGTATCAGGTCATGGACCCATGGAGGAATCAAGTTAAAGTTCAAGTCTACTGAGATAGACTATGAGAGATTGATGGAATTGGCAGCTGCTGCAGCAGCAGATAATAGTAATGCTGGTTCtgacaagaaacaaaaatga
- the LOC132185261 gene encoding uncharacterized protein LOC132185261, whose product MADDLTKMWGNFSLSDEEGEELEIKSISLVDSVKRGQSCLVGKLVSDRMVSKEIIRSKLIRGWRPTGSLSFKVLGDNLFLLDFEHSWDKSHVLEGRPWVFEGSLFAVEDFDGVTPQAEIEFEKVAFWVRMLNMPLACMCKDVGLQIGASLGSVEEVDTDEEGIGWGEYLRVRIKLDLKRPLLRGKTLKVEGRVVKVVFQYEKLPRYCFHCGCISHGRAGCQSPKRALMKGEKPRFGPWLRAESPTRRREREWHWRGGSGEHGGERFSMTGGSYFQHTAGNKSRK is encoded by the coding sequence ATGGCAGATGATCTAACAAAGATGTGGGGGAATTTTTCCCTCTCTGATGAGGAAGGGGAGGAGTTGGAGATTAAGAGTATCTCCTTGGTAGATTCGGTGAAAAGAGGCCAATCTTGCTTGGTGGGAAAATTGGTGTCGGATAGGATGGTGAGCAAGGAGATCATCCGATCGAAATTGATCAGAGGATGGCGGCCAACTGGATCACTATCTTTCAAAGTCCTAGGGGACAATCTATTTCTGCTTGATTTTGAGCACTCCTGGGATAAATCACATGTGTTGGAAGGGCGTCCATGGGTCTTCGAAGGGAGTCTTTTTGCTGTGGAGGATTTTGATGGGGTGACGCCGCAGGCAGAGATTGAGTTCGAGAAAGTTGCTTTCTGGGTTCGAATGCTTAACATGCCTCTGGCATGCATGTGCAAGGACGTCGGTCTTCAGATTGGTGCTTCCTTGGGCAGTGTAGAAGAGGTGGATACAGATGAAGAAGGGATTGGGTGGGGGGAATATCTTCGGGTTAGAATTAAACTAGACCTAAAGAGGCCTCTACTCCGTGGAAAAACGCTCAAGGTTGAGGGGCGAGTTGTCAAGGTGGTCTTTCAGTATGAAAAACTGCCAAGATATTGTTTCCATTGCGGATGCATCAGTCACGGGAGGGCAGGCTGTCAAAGCCCAAAGAGAGCTCTGATGAAGGGGGAGAAACCTCGATTTGGTCCCTGGTTGAGGGCTGAGTCTCCAACGAGGAGGCGTGAGAGAGAGTGGCACTGGCGTGGTGGCTCGGGGGAGCATGGTGGGGAGCGGTTCTCCATGACAGGGGGTAGTTACTTTCAGCATACTGCAGGAAATAAGTCGAGGAAATAG